The genomic DNA CTTTATAAATGAATTCAGCTGCTTTTTGCCCTAAAGCTTCAAAGTTGGTTGAAATGACAGAGATACCTTTATAAATAAATTTTTTCATGGGGGTTTCGTTGTATGATAAGAATCCTACATCGACTCCAGGTTCCAAATCATTACTACGACATTGTTCTAAAAATGTTCCTAAAAAACGATCGCTAACACTTATATAAGCAATATGTTTTTCAATATTGAAATTCTTTACATCTGTAACGACTTTATATTTAAATTGAAAGTCGTTACAATACCTCTCGAAATGAGAAATGGCTTCTATGGGATGAAAAGTGAATTTTGGATATACAAAATGAATCTCTTTATATTTTCTGAATGACTCTTGAGCATCTTTTAATGCATTAAAAAACGCATCACCAAAATTTTGACATACATAATTGTTGTCCACTTTAGAATGTATATTCCAGTCTATTAAAAGTAGTTTTTCGTTTCTAAAGCCATCTAAAACAGAGGAGATTGCTTTATTGTCAAACCCCATAACAACATACTTGTAATATTTTCCTTTACTATTATTTAATATCGTTTTGAAATTTTCGATATTGTAATGATGAAATTGAACATCTGTTATAATATTATCTGGTAAATTATTTATAAAAGAATGATATAAAACCTCTTTATAGGCTTTAAATGTATCTAACACTAAAAGTATTTTTCTGGTAACATTTGCTACATAATACCCTTTATTTGGAACAGAATCTATTACTTTTTGTTCTTTTAATATGGTGTAAGATTTAAAAACAGTATCTCTTGATAGTTTATATTCTTTACAAATACTATTCACAGAAGGTAACATGTCTCCAACAAGTATGGTGTTGTTTGCTAGGGCATCATTTATAGCATTGATTAATTGCTGGTATTTAGGGATATCGCTATTAATATCAATGTTAAAAATAAGTTTATTTTTCATGTTAAAACTGTACTGTTCTGTTCTGGTTTGTAAATGTATAAAAAAAACATTTTTAATTTGGTATATTTGACAAACATTTTATAACATTCATGTACTCTCATTTAAATAAAAAACTTTGTTTTTGCCTAATTACCTATTTATTTTTATTCTTTTCGGGAATCTATGATGCCGGTAGTCAGAACGGTATCTATTTTGACCATATAACAACTGATGATGGCTTGTCTCAAAGCGATATTAATAGTATTTATCAAGATGATCAAGGTTTTATGTGGTTTGCAACTCATGAGGGGCTTAATAAATACGATGGGTATAATTTCACTATTTATAGTCCAGACTCAAATAATCCTAATAGTATAAATAGTAATTTGATTTTTTCGCTTGCTGGTGATAAAGATGGGAATTTATGGGTAGGTACTACCGGTAAAGGGGTTAACCATTTTGATAAATCATTAGAAAAGTTTACTCATTTTTTACATGAAGAAGGTAACGGGAATAGCTTAGTAAATAATCATATAAGCTCTATTTATGTCGATAACAAGAACAGGTTATGGGTAGGCACCATAGATGGATTAGATTTAGCTGATCTTAACAGACCTTTAGATTCAATTAAGTTCGAACATTTTAATTTGGATCATGGAAGATTAATGTCTGTTTTTGGAGATAATAATGTGCATTCAATTTTTGAAGATAGTAAAGGTCAGATATGGGTAGGTGGTTCAAGAGGAATTTATAAATTATCCAGAGATCAAAACGGAGATACTTATTTTATATTAATAAATGACTGGATTGGTTTGCCAAGAATCCCTGTTCGTGATATAGATGAAGATAATCATGGCCGTTTATTAATTGGTACTACGTTTGGTTTATATGTGTTAACTAAAAAGGGCGAAGCACGTAAGGCGAAAAACGGCCATAAAGCTTTTATAAATGACATCCTTGTTGAAGATGATAATATTTGGGTTGGAACGAACAAGGGATTATTGCTCTTTGATAATTCTAAAAGTACTAAAAGTCCAAAATTTTTAAATCAATTTACATATGATCCAAAAAATCCAAACAGCATAAGTAAAAATATGGTGAAATCATTGGAAATAGATGCCACAGGAATTATATGGGCGGGTACCAATGGTGGAGGGGTTAACAAATTTGATCCTGAGAGAAAAAGGTTTGAGCATGTAAAGAAAACATTAAATCCTAAAAGCCTTAGTTATGATAAAATCAGATCTATTTTTGAGGATAGTAATGGTGCTCTATGGATAGGAACAGAAGGGGGCGGGTTAAATATGTTACCTCCAGGAAGTAATAACTATTTAGAGTTTGTGAACTTTAAAACGATATTAAACTCTTATGTAACTATTGAAATTGAAAGAGACAATAAAAAGTTATTGATAATGGGGGCAGAAAACACTTCTGGTCTACATCAATTAGATATCACGGATCCAGAAAATATAAAAGAGAGTGATATAAAGATTTCCCGACCGGTTCAATCGAGTGTTTTTGCATTATTAGAAGACCGTTATAAAAACCTTTGGATAGGAACTTATAATGGAGGAGTAAGTCGTTGGTTGTATGACCAGTCTAGCGATAGTTATGAAGAAGATTTCTTCTCTCATGATAAGAAAGATTCCTTAGGTATTTCGAGTAATATTATTAGAAATATTTTTGAAGATAGTAAGGGTAATATTTGGTTTGCTACTGGTAATGGGTTGTGTAAATTAAAACCGAATCAGTTAACCAAAAAAAAACCGAGGTTTGATGTTTATAAAAATATCCCTTCAGATAGTACCAGTATAAGTCATAATTATATACTGGAACTTTTTGAAAGCAAAGATGGAAATGTTTGGATTGGAACGCTAGGTGGCGGACTCAATAAATTTATTCCTTCTAAGGATGGTTCTTCGGATAGATTCAAGTCTTACAAGGATGTTGACGGGCTGCCAAATAATGTCATTAAAGGGATTTTAGATGATGACGAAGGTAATTTATGGTTATCTACAAATAAAGGACTTTCCAAGTTTGACCCTGTTAAAGAGGTATTTAAAAATTATGATGCTAATGATGGACTTCAAAATAATGAGTTTCAGGAATTAGCAAGATTAAAGCGTAAAAATGGACAATTATTATTTGGGGGTATAAACGGTTTTAATGCGTTTTACCCTGATGAGATTAGAGATAATGTTGTAGAAGCAGAAACCATAATTACGGATTTTTCTATTTCTAACGAAACTGTAGGTATTGGAGAAAAGATAAATGGTCGCGTTATTCTTGATAAAACGATAAGTGAAACAAAAGACATTAGGTTAAAATATCAAGAAAATAGCTTTTCTTTTGAATTTGGCGCTTTACATTATGCATCTCCACAGAAAAATCAGTTTGCTTATATGTTAGAAGGTTTTGATAAAGATTGGATTTATACAACTGCGAATAAACGTTTTGCTACGTATACCAATTTAAGACCTAATATCTATACTTTAATGGTTAAGGCTTCAAATAATGATGGTGTTTGGGATTCGACACCAGCAGAAATAAAAATAGAAGTGATTCCTCCGTTCTGGCTAACGAATTATGCTTATTTATTTTACAGTCTGGTCATTATTGGGTTCTTATTGCTTTTTAGAAGGTTTACAATAATTAAAACTACTAAAAAACATCAATTAGAAATCGATCATTTTGAAAAAGAAAAAGCAGAAGAATTACAAAGGATTAAATTAGAATTCTTTACAAACATATCTCACGAATTTAGAACACCAATTACGTTAATTAAAGGGCCTTTAAAGTACTTACAAAAAAATGTAGGGAAACTAGATAAAAACGTCATCCAGGAACAATATAGGCTTATTCAAAAGAACAGTGATTATTTATTGAAGTTGGTTAATGAGTTATTGGATTTTAGAAAAATCAATCAAGGAAAAATGAGGTTGGTTATGCGTAAAAGTAACATTACTAACTTTATAAGAGAAGTATGCGAGCCATTTCAATTTTTGGTTCAGAAAAAACAAATATCGTTTAGTTTAACAACATCTGATGAGGAATTAGAGGCATGGTTTGACCATGATGCTTTGGAAAAAATAATGAGTAATCTTTTATCTAACGCATTTAAATTTACCCCAGAAAAAGGCAGTATAAAGGTAGAGATAGCCTTGAGTAAAGATAAAGGTTTTATTAATGGATACGATGAGGATGATTTAAGTTTTGTTGATATAAAGGTTAAAGATTCCGGTATAGGAATTGAAGCGAGTAAATTGCCTAATATTTTTGAAAGGTTTTATACCGATAAAGATAATTCTAATCCAAAAGGTGTTGGAATTGGTCTTTCTTTTACAAAGGATATTGTTGAGTTACATCAAGGAAGTATAAAAGTAGAGAGTCAGCCTAATGATGGTACGACATTTATTGTTAGATTACCTGTAGAAAAGAAGGTTTATGATGATATTCCCGAGATTAGCTGTAAAGATGCATCCGAGGTTGATTTTTATGTTCGTACTTCAGAAACCGATTCTATTGCGATCAGTATTAATGATGAACTAGTTGATAGTAATTTATCTAAAGCGAGGTCTAAATTACCTGTATTGCTTATTGTAGATGATAATGCAGACATTAGAAGTTTTATTAAAAGAGTTCTTGGTGAAGAGTACAATATTTATGAAGCCGAAAATGGAAAAGTAGGTTTAGAGCTGGCTAATAAATTAATGCCAAATATTATTGTTACGGATATTATGATGCCAATAATGGATGGTATTGAGTTTTGTGAAGAAATAAAAACTAGAAAGGAAACCAGTCATATTCCAGTTATTATGTTAACGGCTAAACTATCTCAAGAAACAGAAATAAAAGGATTGAAAATAGGCGCTGATGGGTATATTAGGAAACCTTTTGATGTAGAGTTGTTAGAATTAAAATTGAGTAATATTTTAAAATTCCGCGAGGAGTTAAGAAAACGTTTTAATCGTGATATATCATTACAACCTCAAGAGGTAACAGTAACGTCTATGGATGAGAGGTTTTTGAAACAAGCCATAGAAATTGTTGAAAAAAATATGATGAATACTGATTTTAATGTAGAAATGTTGGTGAGAGAGATGGGACATAGCCGTAGTAATTTGTATTTGAAGTTTAAAGAGATAACCGGATTATCTTCGAGTGAATTTATTCGAAATATTCGTTTAAAAAGAGCTGTTCAGCTTTTCGAAAAAAGTGATTTTTCAGTTAAAGAAATTATGCATATGACTGGATTTAATACGGCTTCATACTTTGCAAAATGTTTCAAAAAACAGTTTGGAGTTATACCTAGCGAATATGTTAGCCAAAATTTAAGTAACAAGGCCGATAAATAATAAAAAAAATAGAGCTAATATTGTTATTAGCTCTATTTTAATCAATTAAAAATTGATTCGCTATTAATCCCCCAATTTAAATACCTTTTCTAGGGCAATCCATTTTTCTCCATCTTTTGCCCAAGGTAGTTCTTGTTGGTAATTCCACATGAGACTTTCCCATTCTTGTACTTTTGGGTTGTTAGCATCCATTTTAGATTTCTTAACAGGATCAAAAGTTTCATCAACTTCCATAATCATAAACATTCTGTTTCCTGTTAAGTAAATTTCCATATCAACAATACCCGCATCCTTTATGCTTTTTGTTATTTCTGGCCATGCATTTCCTGCTGCATGGTATGCTTTGTATTCAGCTATAAGTTTGGGGTTATCCTTTAAATCACATGAATAACAAAATCTTTTAGTACGCATCATTTTAAAATTTAAGATGTTTTAGTTGCTCTATAAGCGTAAATTCCATAAAGTGCTACAAATAGTAGGCATATCATTGGTAGTATGAATGAAAAATGAATTTCTGTAATCCCACCAGATACAATATCACCAAAAACTTCTTCACCATTTATTGTATCTCCAAAATCCATTATGGCAGCTTGAATTTTAGGTAAAAAAGCACCTCCTACTATAGCCATTATCAATCCAGACGACGCTAGTTTTACTTCTTCTCCCATATCCTTAAGTGCCAGACCATAAATGGTTGGGAACATAATAGACATAAAAACAGAAACTAATACTAAACAAATTAAACTTGTTAATCCAGTTGTCATTATAACTCCAAGACATAAAGCAGCTCCAGCAATAGCAAAATACGTTAGCATTTTTGCCGGGTTTATTTTTTTCATTAAAGCTGTACCTACAAATCTTGTTGATACAAATAGAATCATAGCTGCAATATTCCAAAAAGTACCATCAATTTTGTCAGCTTCATTCGAGCCTTCATTAATATATTCAACTAATTGAAAAATTGCTGTCCAGCACATGATTTGCGCACCAACATAAAACATTTGAGCAATAACTCCGGCTAGATAGGTTTTACTTTTAAAAATTCTATTAACAGATTCTTTAATAGATAAGCTTTCTCCCATAGCCATTGAAGGTATTTTAGTTTTCAAAATTATAAAGAAAACCAAAGCAACAAATAGACCTACGGCTATATAAGGCGTACTAATAATATCTAAATCATATGCCTTTATTTCGGCGGCTTTCTCAGCACCAAGGGCAACAATTTCTGAACTATCGTCATAATCTGCCGATAAAATTCTGTCAAGTACTACAAACTTTGCAATCATCATTCCTGTTAGTGACCCTATAGGGTTAAAGGATTGAGCAAGATTTAATCGTTGTGTAGCAGTTGATGGATCTCCCATTGATAATATAAGAGGATTGGATGTCGTTTCAAGAAACCCAAGTCCACATGTAATAACAAAAAGAGAAATTAAAAAATATGTATAACTTCCTTCAAGTGCCGCTGGGTAGAAAAGTACGGCCCCAATGGCATATAGTGCAAGACCAAGTAAAATACCAGATTTATAGCTAAACTTTCTTATAAAAAGAGCGGCTGGAATAGCCATGACACCATAGCCAAAATAAAATGCAAATTGTACATTATAGGCTTCTTTATTAGAAAGAATCATAACCTTTTTAAAAGCAGCGACCATCGGGTTGGTTAAATCGTTTGCAAATCCCCAAAGTGCAAAGATTGAGGTTGCTGCTATAAATGGAACCAATAGCTCTTTTGGAACCACGGGTATATTCTTAAGTTTGCTCATTATTATCGTTTTTAGTTAATGTATAAATTTATATCTTGGTTAATTGAAAAAGCGGTTGTTTTGTTTTTAATCGCACAACAAATGATTTATTCTGTTAATAAAGACCGATCTAAATGAACATATCCGCCATCAACGGTTATAAATTGCCCAGTAGTATGTGATGATCTTTTAGAAATTGTAAACAAACAAGTATCTGCAATTTCTTGTGGAGTTGTCATTCTATTTTCTAAAGGAATTTTTTTGACGATTGATTTTAATTTTTCTTCACCATTTTCAAGTGTTTTTATCCAATTATCGTAAGCCGGAGTCCAGCTTTCTGCAATAATAATGGCATTAACTCTAATTTGATGTTTAATTAAATCTACAGCCCATTCGCGAGTTAACCCTAGTACACCGCCTTTAGATGCGGCATAACCAGATGTTCCACCTTGTCCTGTTAGCCCAACCTTAGACCCTATGTTGAGAATGTTTCCTTTCGATTTTTTTAATAGAGGCAAAGCATGTTTTACGACTAAAAAATAGCTTACCATGTTAAGCTTTAATGAGTTCATAAAATCTTCGTATGAAGCATCTAGTCCAGCACCATCATTTACTCCTACATTATTAATTACGATATCTATTTTACCATATTTTTCCGAAATAGTATCCATGGCATTTTTAACTTGATCGGGATTGGTAACATCGGTCTGACAAAATAGGGCATCAATACCTCTTTTTTGTAATTTTTCAGCATAACCAAAACCTCTGGCATTTCTATCTATAATGGCAGGTATGGCACCTTCATCTGCTAGTCTTTGTAAAATGGTTTCCCCAATACTGCCTTCAATGCCTGCAGCTCCTGATATAACAACTACTTTTCCTTTTAATCCTAAATCCATTTTTATATTTTTTATTATTTTAAACTATAAAATTTAATAGCATTATTTCCCATAATGGCATTTTGTTCTGTAATACTCATTTTTGCTATAAATTCCGTTATTAATGCTTTTACTCTTTTGTAATTTCCTGCTACTAAACAAACAGGCCAATCTGACCCAAACATAATTCTTTCAGTTCCAAAAACTTCCAAAATTAAATTCATATAGGGATGTATTTGTGCAGGTGTCCATGTATTAAAATCGGCTTCTGTAATCATTCCAGATAATTTACAATATACATTTTTATGTTTTCCAATTTCTTTCATTAAGACAGCCCACCCGTCATAAAAACCATCTTTTATGTAGGGTTTTGCTATGTGATCAATAACAAATTTCTGATTAGGAAATCGTTTTACAAACTCTAAAACAGCTCCTAATTGATGAGGGAACACCAAAATATCATACGTATAGTTGTGTTTTTCTAAAATTGAAATTCCTCTTAAAAAATTAGAACGTAATAAAAAGTTTGAATCTTTTTCACCTTGCACTACGTGTCGAAAGCCTTTTAGTTTTTCGTACGCTTTGTATGTCTCTAAAACGGTTTCCAGATTATCTGCCCTTAAATCAATCCAACCAACAACACCTTTAATAAAATCATTTTTAGAAGCTAAATCTAATAAGAAATCAGTTTCAACGAGTGTTTGATCTGCTTGTACGGCAACACAACCATCAATACCATTCTCAGCGTATACTTCTTTCAAATCACCAGGTATAAAATCTTTACGAATTACAGACATGCTATCGTCAATCCATTCGTGTTTCACTGGTTCATAATTCCAAAAATGCTGATGAGAATCTATGATCATTTTTATGCTGATATTTCTATTTTAATTCCAGTAGTTTTTCGTCTCACTATAAAGGCTTATTAAGTTTTACAAATCCCTTAACGCTTGTTTCATACCATTAGTCATAATGTTCTCTAGATGATTAGTCACTGTATCTAGAAGCCCATCAAATTGTGTTAAATCGGTTCCCCAAAAATCTGTATTGGATAGTGTCGCTTTTGCTATTCCAGCGATGTCTCCAGTTGCCCATTGCGAAGCAAAGAAGTCCAATGCAGATTGATCATCTTTTAAAGTAATAGCCTCATTCTCTCTATACCCCCTATAAAAGGCAATTAAAGAAGCTAGTGAGAACAATAACCTATTTGGCAATTCATTTTTTCTTTTGATGTATTCTAACACCGAAGGCAACACCCTTGTTTTGTATTTTGAAGTTGAATTCAATGAAATACTAATGAGTGCATGCTCCAAATAAGGATTTCTAAAACGATCTAATACATCATTGGAAAATTGATCTAATTCTTCTTTAGAAAGGTCTAAAGTAGGGCAGATTTCCTTAAAAATAGCATCTTTTAAGAAACCACCAACGACATCATCTTCTAAAGACTCACGTACTTTATCAATACCGTATAAATATCCAACAGGAACCAAGGTCGTGTGTGCACCGTTTAAGATTCTTACTTTACGCGTTCTGTAGGGTTCCATATTGTCTGTAAATACAATATTTAAACCACAAACTTCAGCAGGGATTTCTTCTTTTACAGAAGCAGGTCCTTCAATAACCCATAAATGAAATTGCTCACCTTCAACAACCAAATTGTCTTTATAGCCTAATTCTTTAGTAATGGCATCCATTTTATCTCTAGGATATCCAGGAACAATTCTATCGACTAGAGTATTACAGAAAATATTGTCCTCATTAATCCATTCTACAAAAGCATCACCTAAATTCCAGTCGGCAGCATATTTCAGAATAATTCGCTTTAGATTATCGCCGTTTTTGTCGATTAATTCACAGGGAATTACAATCATACCTTTGTCTGAAGCACCACCAAAAGTTTGAAATCTTTTGTATAATAACGCTGTTAATTTTCCAGGATAGCTGGATTGTGGTGCATCTTCTAACCTATCGTTGGAATTATAAGCAATGCCAGCCTCAGTTGTGTTAGAAATTACAAAACGTAAGTCTGGATTTTCGGCATTTGCCAAATATTCCGTGTAGTTTTCGTAAGGATTGATACCTCTTTGAATACAATCGATAATTTCATGTTCACTAATGGCTTGTCCATTTTTTATACCATTCAGATACAATGTGTACAATCCATCTTGATCGTTCAACATTTTAATTAAACCTTGATCAATAGGTTGTACAGCTACAACACCAGCATCAAAGTTTGCTTTTTTATTCATTTCATGAATCATCCAGTTT from Flavivirga abyssicola includes the following:
- a CDS encoding GntR family transcriptional regulator — protein: MKNKLIFNIDINSDIPKYQQLINAINDALANNTILVGDMLPSVNSICKEYKLSRDTVFKSYTILKEQKVIDSVPNKGYYVANVTRKILLVLDTFKAYKEVLYHSFINNLPDNIITDVQFHHYNIENFKTILNNSKGKYYKYVVMGFDNKAISSVLDGFRNEKLLLIDWNIHSKVDNNYVCQNFGDAFFNALKDAQESFRKYKEIHFVYPKFTFHPIEAISHFERYCNDFQFKYKVVTDVKNFNIEKHIAYISVSDRFLGTFLEQCRSNDLEPGVDVGFLSYNETPMKKFIYKGISVISTNFEALGQKAAEFIYKDEPMQIYIPTNLILRESL
- a CDS encoding tagaturonate reductase, translating into MQELNRHTATVKTYTERIIQFGEGNFLRAFANWMIHEMNKKANFDAGVVAVQPIDQGLIKMLNDQDGLYTLYLNGIKNGQAISEHEIIDCIQRGINPYENYTEYLANAENPDLRFVISNTTEAGIAYNSNDRLEDAPQSSYPGKLTALLYKRFQTFGGASDKGMIVIPCELIDKNGDNLKRIILKYAADWNLGDAFVEWINEDNIFCNTLVDRIVPGYPRDKMDAITKELGYKDNLVVEGEQFHLWVIEGPASVKEEIPAEVCGLNIVFTDNMEPYRTRKVRILNGAHTTLVPVGYLYGIDKVRESLEDDVVGGFLKDAIFKEICPTLDLSKEELDQFSNDVLDRFRNPYLEHALISISLNSTSKYKTRVLPSVLEYIKRKNELPNRLLFSLASLIAFYRGYRENEAITLKDDQSALDFFASQWATGDIAGIAKATLSNTDFWGTDLTQFDGLLDTVTNHLENIMTNGMKQALRDL
- a CDS encoding L-rhamnose mutarotase — translated: MRTKRFCYSCDLKDNPKLIAEYKAYHAAGNAWPEITKSIKDAGIVDMEIYLTGNRMFMIMEVDETFDPVKKSKMDANNPKVQEWESLMWNYQQELPWAKDGEKWIALEKVFKLGD
- the fucP gene encoding L-fucose:H+ symporter permease, which gives rise to MSKLKNIPVVPKELLVPFIAATSIFALWGFANDLTNPMVAAFKKVMILSNKEAYNVQFAFYFGYGVMAIPAALFIRKFSYKSGILLGLALYAIGAVLFYPAALEGSYTYFLISLFVITCGLGFLETTSNPLILSMGDPSTATQRLNLAQSFNPIGSLTGMMIAKFVVLDRILSADYDDSSEIVALGAEKAAEIKAYDLDIISTPYIAVGLFVALVFFIILKTKIPSMAMGESLSIKESVNRIFKSKTYLAGVIAQMFYVGAQIMCWTAIFQLVEYINEGSNEADKIDGTFWNIAAMILFVSTRFVGTALMKKINPAKMLTYFAIAGAALCLGVIMTTGLTSLICLVLVSVFMSIMFPTIYGLALKDMGEEVKLASSGLIMAIVGGAFLPKIQAAIMDFGDTINGEEVFGDIVSGGITEIHFSFILPMICLLFVALYGIYAYRATKTS
- a CDS encoding hybrid sensor histidine kinase/response regulator transcription factor — translated: MYSHLNKKLCFCLITYLFLFFSGIYDAGSQNGIYFDHITTDDGLSQSDINSIYQDDQGFMWFATHEGLNKYDGYNFTIYSPDSNNPNSINSNLIFSLAGDKDGNLWVGTTGKGVNHFDKSLEKFTHFLHEEGNGNSLVNNHISSIYVDNKNRLWVGTIDGLDLADLNRPLDSIKFEHFNLDHGRLMSVFGDNNVHSIFEDSKGQIWVGGSRGIYKLSRDQNGDTYFILINDWIGLPRIPVRDIDEDNHGRLLIGTTFGLYVLTKKGEARKAKNGHKAFINDILVEDDNIWVGTNKGLLLFDNSKSTKSPKFLNQFTYDPKNPNSISKNMVKSLEIDATGIIWAGTNGGGVNKFDPERKRFEHVKKTLNPKSLSYDKIRSIFEDSNGALWIGTEGGGLNMLPPGSNNYLEFVNFKTILNSYVTIEIERDNKKLLIMGAENTSGLHQLDITDPENIKESDIKISRPVQSSVFALLEDRYKNLWIGTYNGGVSRWLYDQSSDSYEEDFFSHDKKDSLGISSNIIRNIFEDSKGNIWFATGNGLCKLKPNQLTKKKPRFDVYKNIPSDSTSISHNYILELFESKDGNVWIGTLGGGLNKFIPSKDGSSDRFKSYKDVDGLPNNVIKGILDDDEGNLWLSTNKGLSKFDPVKEVFKNYDANDGLQNNEFQELARLKRKNGQLLFGGINGFNAFYPDEIRDNVVEAETIITDFSISNETVGIGEKINGRVILDKTISETKDIRLKYQENSFSFEFGALHYASPQKNQFAYMLEGFDKDWIYTTANKRFATYTNLRPNIYTLMVKASNNDGVWDSTPAEIKIEVIPPFWLTNYAYLFYSLVIIGFLLLFRRFTIIKTTKKHQLEIDHFEKEKAEELQRIKLEFFTNISHEFRTPITLIKGPLKYLQKNVGKLDKNVIQEQYRLIQKNSDYLLKLVNELLDFRKINQGKMRLVMRKSNITNFIREVCEPFQFLVQKKQISFSLTTSDEELEAWFDHDALEKIMSNLLSNAFKFTPEKGSIKVEIALSKDKGFINGYDEDDLSFVDIKVKDSGIGIEASKLPNIFERFYTDKDNSNPKGVGIGLSFTKDIVELHQGSIKVESQPNDGTTFIVRLPVEKKVYDDIPEISCKDASEVDFYVRTSETDSIAISINDELVDSNLSKARSKLPVLLIVDDNADIRSFIKRVLGEEYNIYEAENGKVGLELANKLMPNIIVTDIMMPIMDGIEFCEEIKTRKETSHIPVIMLTAKLSQETEIKGLKIGADGYIRKPFDVELLELKLSNILKFREELRKRFNRDISLQPQEVTVTSMDERFLKQAIEIVEKNMMNTDFNVEMLVREMGHSRSNLYLKFKEITGLSSSEFIRNIRLKRAVQLFEKSDFSVKEIMHMTGFNTASYFAKCFKKQFGVIPSEYVSQNLSNKADK
- a CDS encoding amidohydrolase family protein, whose translation is MIIDSHQHFWNYEPVKHEWIDDSMSVIRKDFIPGDLKEVYAENGIDGCVAVQADQTLVETDFLLDLASKNDFIKGVVGWIDLRADNLETVLETYKAYEKLKGFRHVVQGEKDSNFLLRSNFLRGISILEKHNYTYDILVFPHQLGAVLEFVKRFPNQKFVIDHIAKPYIKDGFYDGWAVLMKEIGKHKNVYCKLSGMITEADFNTWTPAQIHPYMNLILEVFGTERIMFGSDWPVCLVAGNYKRVKALITEFIAKMSITEQNAIMGNNAIKFYSLK
- a CDS encoding SDR family oxidoreductase; translation: MDLGLKGKVVVISGAAGIEGSIGETILQRLADEGAIPAIIDRNARGFGYAEKLQKRGIDALFCQTDVTNPDQVKNAMDTISEKYGKIDIVINNVGVNDGAGLDASYEDFMNSLKLNMVSYFLVVKHALPLLKKSKGNILNIGSKVGLTGQGGTSGYAASKGGVLGLTREWAVDLIKHQIRVNAIIIAESWTPAYDNWIKTLENGEEKLKSIVKKIPLENRMTTPQEIADTCLFTISKRSSHTTGQFITVDGGYVHLDRSLLTE